Proteins co-encoded in one Marmota flaviventris isolate mMarFla1 chromosome 9, mMarFla1.hap1, whole genome shotgun sequence genomic window:
- the Ptgdr2 gene encoding prostaglandin D2 receptor 2 has protein sequence MLANTTLKPLCPLLEQMSQLQSHTNSSIRLIDHVSVLLHGVASLLGLVENGLILFVVGCRMRQTVVTTWVLHLALSDLLAAASLPFFTYFLAVGHSWELGTTFCKLHSSIFFLNMFASGFLLSAISLDRCLQVVRPVWAQNNRTVAAAHKVCLVLWVLAVFNTVPYFVFRDTIPRLDGRIMCYYNVLLLNPGPDRDATCDSRQTALAVSKFLLAFVVPLAIIASSHAAVSVQLRHRGRRRPGRFVRLVAAIVAAFVLCWGPYHIFCLLEARAHAVPTLRPLVWRGLPFVTSLAFINSVVNPLLYVLTCPDVVRKLRRSLRTVLESVLVDDSDLGGWAGSRRRRASSTATSASSLSLTGRLAPPLRPERLLRWLRGNNAAPSQRDRARSQDERGPLNRALSTTSD, from the coding sequence ATGTTGGCCAACACCACCCTGAAGCCACTCTGTCCGCTCTTGGAGCAGATGAGCCAACTCCAGAGCCACACCAACTCCAGCATCCGCTTAATCGACCACGTGTCTGTGCTGCTGCACGGGGTGGCCTCGCTGCTGGGCCTGGTGGAGAATGGACTCATCCTCTTTGTAGTGGGCTGTCGCATGCGACAGACGGTGGTCACCACCTGGGTGCTGCATCTGGCGCTGTCTGACCTGTTGGCCGCTGCCTCCCTGCCCTTCTTCACCTACTTCCTGGCCGTGGGACACTCATGGGAGCTGGGCACCACCTTCTGCAAACTGCACTCTTCTATCTTCTTCCTCAACATGTTTGCTAGCGGCTTCCTGCTCAGCGCCATCAGCCTGGACCGCTGTCTGCAGGTGGTGCGGCCGGTGTGGGCGCAGAACAACCGCACGGTGGCCGCGGCCCACAAAGTCTGTCTGGTGCTCTGGGTCCTGGCTGTGTTCAACACCGTGCCCTATTTCGTGTTCCGGGACACCATCCCGCGGCTGGACGGGCGCATCATGTGCTACTACAACGTGCTGCTCCTGAACCCCGGGCCTGACCGCGACGCCACGTGCGACTCGCGCCAGACCGCCCTGGCGGTCAGCAAGTTCCTGCTGGCCTTCGTGGTGCCGCTGGCCATCATCGCCTCAAGCCATGCGGCTGTGAGCGTGCAGCTTCGCCACCGGGGCCGCCGGCGGCCGGGTCGCTTCGTGCGCTTGGTGGCGGCCATCGTGGCCGCCTTCGTGCTCTGCTGGGGGCCCTACCACATCTTCTGCCTGCTGGAGGCGCGGGCGCACGCAGTCCCTACGCTGCGGCCGCTTGTGTGGCGCGGGCTGCCCTTCGTCACCAGCCTGGCCTTTATCAACAGCGTGGTCAACCCGCTGCTCTACGTGCTCACCTGCCCCGACGTGGTGCGCAAGCTGCGGCGCTCGTTGCGCACAGTGCTCGAGAGCGTGTTGGTGGACGACAGCGACCTGGGCGGCTGGGCGGGCAGCCGCCGCCGTCGCGCCTCCTCCACCGCCACCTCGGCCTCCTCCCTCTCGCTCACCGGCCGCCTCGCGCCCCCGCTCCGCCCGGAGCGCCTCCTCCGCTGGCTTCGAGGCAACAACGCAGCGCCTTCGCAGAGGGACCGGGCACGATCCCAAGACGAAAGGGGACCCCTGAACCGGGCGCTGAGCACCACCTCGGATTAG
- the Ccdc86 gene encoding coiled-coil domain-containing protein 86: MDTPLRRSRRLEGLKPEAPGSLASVSRVRRALVEVESNPEETREPGSTLNVQPLGLESPRRQRETSPGSPSLPRCADLESPRRQPELGPESPQHRQEPGLGSPRRQPEPGPESPQHRQEPGLGSPRRQPEPGPESPQHRQEPGLGSPRRQPDPVPESPQPRQEPGLGSPRRQSEPGPEPPQTQPELCPESPQHQQKPGLESPPRQPDSIPEFHQPQPKPSEESPNFPQDRGELDSEVAQCKEELAPGSPPHQLQPGAGSPEPYPGQQAPGPEPSQPLQELTPRAPDSPGNQQEPSKPLSSREKVTGGLSPKKRNGSSMQAPASKKLKKEQEELPVIPKGKPKSGRVWKDRSKKRFSQMVQDKPLRTSWQRKMKERQERKLTKDFARHLQEEKEKRRQEKKQRRAENLRRRLENERKAEVVQVIRNPAKLKRAKKKQLRSIQKRDTLALLQKQPPQRPAAKV; the protein is encoded by the exons ATGGATACGCCGCTTAGGCGCAGCCGGAGACTGGAGGGCCTAAAGCCCGAAGCCCCTGGGAGTCTCGCCTCAGTTTCTCGGGTGAGACGCGCCCTTGTGGAGGTCGAGTCGAACCCGGAAGAAACGAGGGAGCCCGGGTCTACTCTGAATGTGCAGCCACTCGGCCTGGAGTCTCCCCGACGTCAGCGGGAGACAAGCCCGGGATCACCCAGCCTGCCGCGGTGTGCAGACTTGGAGTCCCCGCGAAGACAGCCAGAATTGGGCCCAGAGTCCCCCCAGCATCGACAAGAGCCAGGCCTGGGGTCCCCCCGAAGGCAGCCGGAGCCGGGCCCAGAGTCCCCCCAGCATCGGCAAGAGCCAGGCCTGGGGTCCCCCCGAAGGCAGCCGGAGCCGGGCCCAGAGTCCCCCCAGCATCGGCAAGAGCCAGGCCTGGGGTCTCCCCGAAGGCAGCCGGATCCGGTCCCAGAGTCTCCCCAGCCACGGCAAGAGCCAGGCCTGGGGTCCCCACGAAGACAGTCGGAGCCGGGCCCAGAGCCCCCCCAAACACAGCCGGAGCTGTGCCCAGAGTCCccccagcatcagcaaaagccaGGCCTGGAGTCACCTCCAAGACAGCCAGACTCGATTCCTGAATTCCATCAACCTCAGCCTAAGCCAAGTGAGGAATCACCGAATTTCCCCCAGGACCGAGGAGAACTGGACTCAGAGGTGGCCCAGTGTAAGGAGGAGCTGGCCCCGGGATCCCCCCCACATCAGCTGCAGCCAGGCGCAGGGTCACCAGAGCCTTACCCGGGTCAGCAAGCCCCGGGTCCGGAGCCCTCGCAACCACTACAGGAGCTGACCCCCAGGGCACCTGACTCCCCTGGGAACCAGCAGGAGCCAAGCAAGCCACTTTCATCTAGAGAGAAGGTGACAGGCGGCCTCAGCCCAAAGAAGCGAAATGGATCTTCAATGCAGGCCCCAGCGTCCAAGAAGCtgaagaaggagcaggaggagctTCCTGTAATCCCTAAGGGGAAGCCCAAATCCGGGAGAGTATGGAAGGACCGCTCCAAGAAGAG GTTCTCCCAGATGGTTCAGGACAAGCCCCTGCGCACATCCTGGCAGCGGAAGATGAAGGAGCGACAGGAGAGGAAACTGACCAAGGACTTTGCCCGGCACctgcaggaggagaaggagaagcgcCGCCAG GAGAAGAAACAGCGCCGGGCTGAGAACCTGAGGCGACGCCTGGAAAACGAGCGGAAGGCTGAGGTGGTCCAAGTG atCCGAAACCCGGCCAAACTCAAGCGGGCAAAGAAGAAGCAGCTGCGCTCCATTCAGAAGCGGGACACGCTAGCCCTGCTGCAGAAACAGCCACCCCAGCGGCCAGCAGCCAAGGTCTGA